A part of Olleya sp. Bg11-27 genomic DNA contains:
- a CDS encoding sensor histidine kinase translates to MFFTKHRQLIRWIIIIASFAIISLILWNTYVFFQKFKAEERVKMQNWSFAQKDIAETIDLNGTMGNLPLQILESNTTTPMIIQFAEGGLDHRNIDEKKAKNENYLKLLIEQFKNENNPIEIKYNNKVLSTLYYGNSPLLNKLKYYPLALLLIIVLFAAVVYFFYRSSKIATQNKLWSGMAKETAHQIGTPLSSLMGWTEILKMEDTNPDYIIEIEKDIHRLQTITERFSKIGSLPTLEKLDIIEETREAYDYLKTRSSKLVNFNIDTPEHPIYVNLNKQLYGWTIENLVKNAIDAMKGKGDLQLTIHQLEEQVKITVTDSGKGINKNEFNTIFEPGYTTKKRGWGLGLSLAKRIVEDFHNGRIKVLNSEKGKGTTMQISLKTI, encoded by the coding sequence ATGTTTTTTACAAAACATCGCCAGCTTATCCGCTGGATTATTATTATTGCCTCGTTTGCTATCATCTCTTTAATTTTATGGAATACCTATGTGTTTTTTCAAAAATTTAAAGCTGAAGAACGTGTTAAAATGCAGAATTGGTCTTTTGCCCAAAAAGATATTGCAGAAACCATAGACTTAAACGGTACAATGGGAAACTTACCATTGCAAATCTTAGAAAGCAATACAACGACACCCATGATTATCCAATTTGCGGAAGGCGGTTTAGATCATAGAAATATAGATGAAAAAAAAGCTAAAAACGAAAATTATTTAAAGCTTTTAATAGAACAATTTAAAAACGAAAATAACCCGATTGAAATTAAATACAATAACAAAGTCCTCTCTACATTATACTATGGTAATTCTCCTTTATTAAACAAGTTAAAATACTATCCTTTAGCTCTTTTATTAATTATTGTCTTATTTGCTGCAGTCGTATACTTTTTTTATCGAAGTTCCAAAATTGCAACTCAGAATAAATTATGGTCCGGAATGGCTAAAGAAACCGCGCATCAAATTGGAACCCCTTTGTCGTCTTTAATGGGTTGGACCGAGATTTTAAAAATGGAAGATACCAATCCAGACTATATAATAGAAATCGAAAAAGACATTCACCGCTTACAAACGATAACCGAGCGATTTAGTAAAATTGGGTCACTACCAACCTTAGAAAAATTAGACATTATAGAAGAAACTAGAGAAGCGTATGATTATTTAAAAACAAGATCCTCTAAGTTAGTTAATTTTAATATCGACACTCCAGAACACCCTATTTACGTCAATTTAAACAAGCAATTATATGGTTGGACCATTGAAAACTTAGTTAAAAATGCTATTGATGCTATGAAAGGCAAAGGTGATTTACAGCTGACTATCCATCAACTTGAAGAACAAGTAAAAATTACTGTAACAGATAGTGGAAAAGGGATTAATAAAAACGAATTTAATACTATCTTTGAGCCTGGTTACACAACAAAAAAACGTGGTTGGGGACTTGGATTGTCCCTAGCAAAAAGGATTGTTGAAGATTTTCACAATGGACGCATAAAAGTTTTAAACTCAGAAAAAGGAAAAGGAACAACTATGCAAATTAGCTTAAAAACAATATAG
- a CDS encoding flavin reductase family protein, producing the protein MLSFTPQEFSTAKLHGYLLSAVAPRPIAFASTIDADGNPNLSPFSFFNVFSANPPILIFSPARRVRDNTTKHTLHNAEITKEVVINVVNYDIVQQMSLSSTEYAEGVNEFDKAGLTMLKSDLVKPFRVAESPVQMECKVNEIVKLGTEGGAGNLIICEVVKMHVSEAVLDENGGIDQNKLDLVSRAGGSYYSRAKSGFFEIPKPLSTLGIGVDALPKEIRESAVLTGNDLGLLGNVENLPEEKSILAFKNQHNLSSLSTGKKHQKAKDFLSFNDVESAWKVLLS; encoded by the coding sequence ATGTTATCTTTTACTCCTCAAGAATTTTCGACTGCTAAATTACATGGGTATTTACTTAGCGCTGTGGCTCCTAGGCCAATTGCCTTTGCAAGTACAATAGATGCCGATGGTAATCCAAACTTGTCACCGTTTAGTTTTTTTAATGTTTTTAGTGCCAATCCACCTATTTTAATTTTTTCGCCAGCAAGACGTGTTCGAGACAATACAACAAAGCATACCTTGCATAATGCAGAGATAACTAAGGAGGTTGTAATTAATGTTGTTAATTATGACATTGTACAACAGATGTCTTTAAGTAGTACAGAATATGCAGAAGGTGTTAACGAGTTTGATAAGGCTGGTTTAACGATGCTTAAATCAGATTTAGTAAAACCATTCAGGGTAGCAGAGAGTCCTGTACAAATGGAATGTAAGGTTAATGAGATTGTAAAGTTAGGAACAGAAGGAGGAGCAGGAAATTTAATAATCTGTGAAGTAGTTAAAATGCATGTTTCTGAAGCTGTTTTAGATGAAAATGGAGGAATTGACCAAAATAAATTGGACTTAGTATCAAGAGCAGGAGGGAGCTATTATAGTCGCGCTAAATCTGGTTTTTTCGAAATACCCAAACCACTATCGACATTAGGAATAGGTGTTGATGCTTTGCCAAAAGAGATCAGAGAAAGTGCTGTTTTAACAGGGAATGATTTGGGACTTTTAGGGAATGTTGAAAACTTACCTGAGGAAAAAAGCATTTTGGCTTTTAAAAACCAACATAATTTAAGTTCTTTGTCGACTGGTAAAAAACATCAAAAGGCAAAAGACTTTTTGAGTTTTAATGATGTGGAAAGTGCTTGGAAAGTATTATTATCGTAA
- a CDS encoding DUF3127 domain-containing protein — MEVQGKVKLVGETQSFGSNGFRKRELVVTTEEQYPQHILVEFVQDKCDLLNNYQVGQDVKVNINLRGREWVNPQGETKYFNSIQGWRIEGVQAGAAPQGMPEVPPAQAFEPAKDVKSEDHDDLPF; from the coding sequence ATGGAAGTACAAGGGAAAGTTAAGTTAGTAGGAGAGACACAAAGTTTTGGTAGCAACGGGTTTAGAAAAAGAGAGTTAGTAGTAACTACAGAAGAACAATATCCACAACATATTTTAGTAGAGTTTGTTCAAGATAAATGTGATTTATTAAACAATTACCAGGTAGGACAAGATGTTAAGGTAAACATCAATTTACGTGGTAGAGAATGGGTTAATCCTCAAGGAGAAACTAAATATTTTAACTCGATCCAAGGATGGAGAATTGAAGGAGTACAAGCTGGAGCAGCACCTCAAGGTATGCCAGAAGTGCCACCAGCACAAGCTTTTGAGCCTGCTAAAGATGTTAAATCTGAAGATCACGACGATTTACCATTCTAG
- the aat gene encoding leucyl/phenylalanyl-tRNA--protein transferase — MDFLNNNNSFPDVSKATEDGLLAVGGDLSAVRLLSAYKKGIFPWFEDDNTILWWSPDPRFVLFPEDLKVSKSMRQVLRNSDFEVTVNKDFGSVIKACAASKRPGQDDTWITKGMIEAYTKLNTLGYAKSIEVWLDNALVGGLYGVDLGNGVFCGESMFTKVSNASKVGFISFVQNTNYKLIDCQVYTNHLESLGAIDIPRDQFLEYLG; from the coding sequence ATGGACTTTTTAAATAACAACAATAGCTTTCCTGATGTATCCAAAGCAACCGAAGACGGCTTATTGGCGGTTGGGGGAGACTTAAGTGCGGTACGTTTATTGTCGGCTTATAAAAAAGGTATTTTCCCTTGGTTTGAAGATGATAACACTATTTTATGGTGGTCTCCGGACCCTAGATTTGTATTGTTTCCTGAAGATTTAAAGGTCTCTAAAAGTATGAGGCAAGTGTTGCGTAATTCTGATTTTGAAGTTACCGTTAATAAGGACTTTGGATCTGTGATTAAAGCTTGCGCCGCATCTAAAAGACCGGGGCAAGATGATACTTGGATTACTAAAGGGATGATTGAAGCATACACGAAACTTAACACACTAGGGTATGCAAAATCTATTGAGGTTTGGCTAGATAACGCATTAGTTGGAGGTTTGTATGGTGTAGATTTGGGTAATGGTGTTTTTTGTGGAGAGAGTATGTTTACAAAGGTTAGTAATGCGAGTAAAGTAGGTTTTATTAGTTTTGTTCAAAATACAAATTACAAACTTATAGATTGCCAGGTGTATACTAACCATTTGGAGAGTTTAGGAGCCATTGATATTCCTCGAGATCAGTTTTTGGAGTATTTAGGTTAG
- a CDS encoding DNA-3-methyladenine glycosylase I, translating to MTKHKCGWCVGDTLYEAYHDQEWGTPVYDDATLFEFLILETFQAGLSWITILRKRNNFFDAFDQFDYKKIAKYNDTKKAELLQNAGIIRNKLKVNATITNAQLFMDIQQEFGSFSTYLWAYVNEKPIKNKVEYYKDAPANTPLSDALSKDLKKRGFKFVGSTVIYAFMQAVGMVNDHETGCFRYDQV from the coding sequence ATGACAAAACATAAATGTGGATGGTGTGTTGGAGACACGCTTTACGAGGCGTATCATGATCAAGAATGGGGAACCCCTGTCTACGATGATGCCACACTTTTCGAGTTTTTAATTTTAGAAACCTTTCAAGCCGGTTTGAGCTGGATTACCATTTTACGCAAACGCAATAATTTTTTTGATGCTTTTGATCAATTTGATTATAAAAAAATAGCAAAATATAATGACACGAAAAAAGCTGAATTACTCCAAAATGCTGGTATTATCAGAAATAAGTTAAAGGTCAATGCAACAATTACCAATGCCCAATTATTTATGGACATCCAACAAGAGTTTGGAAGTTTTAGCACTTATTTATGGGCTTATGTAAATGAAAAACCAATCAAAAATAAAGTTGAATACTATAAAGACGCCCCTGCAAACACACCTTTAAGTGATGCATTAAGTAAAGATTTAAAAAAACGAGGTTTTAAGTTTGTAGGCTCAACCGTTATATACGCCTTTATGCAAGCTGTTGGAATGGTTAACGACCATGAAACTGGTTGTTTTAGGTATGACCAAGTCTAA
- a CDS encoding thioredoxin family protein, with the protein METTTHSDIKQIIKDSLTKSMSYAEYRTLVSTLVESNSNTGNEVTEALANYTMLNDRRMKRWDKTVKIDEGITDSIKSKTLNQTWVIITESWCGDAAHVMPVINKIASLNEGISFRVVLRDQNELLMDQFLTNGSRSIAKLIIVDNASEEVIATYGPRPTTATALVNDYKAKHGGLTPEFKEELQKWYNKDKGQTVIADLVPLLGLKK; encoded by the coding sequence ATGGAAACAACAACACACTCAGACATTAAACAAATTATAAAGGATAGCTTAACAAAAAGTATGAGTTATGCCGAGTATAGAACTTTAGTTTCGACTTTAGTCGAAAGCAATTCTAACACAGGAAACGAAGTTACTGAAGCTTTAGCAAATTATACCATGCTAAATGATAGACGTATGAAGCGTTGGGATAAAACGGTAAAGATAGATGAAGGGATAACAGACTCTATTAAAAGTAAAACATTAAACCAAACATGGGTCATCATTACCGAAAGTTGGTGTGGAGATGCGGCGCATGTTATGCCAGTAATTAATAAGATAGCATCATTAAATGAAGGTATTAGCTTTAGAGTAGTCTTAAGAGATCAAAATGAACTATTGATGGATCAGTTTTTAACCAATGGTTCAAGGTCTATTGCTAAGTTAATTATTGTGGATAATGCAAGTGAAGAGGTTATAGCAACTTACGGCCCAAGACCAACTACAGCTACTGCTTTGGTTAATGATTATAAGGCAAAACATGGTGGTTTAACACCAGAGTTTAAAGAAGAATTACAAAAATGGTATAATAAAGATAAAGGACAAACCGTTATTGCCGACTTAGTTCCTTTATTAGGTTTAAAAAAATAG
- a CDS encoding energy transducer TonB, with amino-acid sequence MTLNNSQKALAITLLITGTLILSLINMTALKMNTDKGETGYEIEMVAEVMTDDIEAITEEDLALQESSQSTNKAFNKSEKFEHYADAYKPIAPPEDYSNPKLETYKNSIEEEESSEKTTGNSSISEKTLTDFNSVNDILNKSSQSKSTKQSNLANTNSSIYYSLEGRTDRSLPIPIYLCDAKGKIVVNITVNNNGTVINAAISKSSTSKNACLKEHALEYAKEAKFDNSSKPKQTGSITFEFKGK; translated from the coding sequence ATGACACTTAACAATTCTCAAAAAGCGCTAGCTATTACTTTATTAATTACAGGGACTTTAATCCTGTCCTTGATAAATATGACGGCTCTTAAAATGAATACTGATAAAGGCGAAACTGGGTATGAGATTGAGATGGTTGCAGAGGTTATGACCGACGATATAGAAGCTATAACAGAAGAAGATCTTGCGCTCCAAGAAAGTAGCCAATCAACAAACAAAGCCTTTAATAAATCTGAAAAATTCGAACATTACGCAGATGCCTATAAGCCCATTGCACCTCCGGAAGACTATAGCAATCCTAAATTAGAAACTTATAAAAATAGTATTGAAGAAGAAGAATCTTCTGAAAAAACCACTGGTAATTCGTCAATTTCAGAAAAAACGTTAACTGATTTTAATAGTGTTAATGACATCTTGAATAAAAGTTCTCAAAGTAAAAGTACAAAACAAAGTAACCTTGCAAACACCAACAGTTCTATTTACTACTCTTTAGAAGGAAGAACGGATAGATCTTTACCCATCCCAATTTACTTATGTGATGCTAAAGGGAAAATAGTGGTAAATATTACTGTAAATAATAACGGAACTGTTATTAATGCCGCTATCAGTAAATCGTCTACTTCAAAAAATGCTTGCCTAAAAGAACACGCTTTAGAATACGCAAAAGAAGCCAAGTTTGATAACTCGTCAAAACCTAAACAAACAGGATCTATTACTTTTGAATTTAAAGGAAAATAA
- the truB gene encoding tRNA pseudouridine(55) synthase TruB: MTGDDYQAGQVLLIDKPLQWTSFQAVNKLRWEIRQAFNIKKIKVGHAGTLDPLATGLLVICTGKMTKQIDSFQGQIKEYTGTIVLGSTTPSYDLETEINETFETAHITTQLIHDTTQQFIGEIDQFPPIFSALKKDGKRLYEYARAGETVDIKSRKITIEQFEITKIDGLNIDFRAVCSKGTYIRSLANDFGKALDSGGHLSALRRTKIGDFNVKDGLSIDDFIKKLSKKD, translated from the coding sequence ATGACTGGAGACGACTACCAAGCTGGACAAGTATTATTAATAGACAAACCTTTACAATGGACTTCTTTTCAGGCTGTAAATAAATTACGCTGGGAAATACGTCAAGCTTTCAATATAAAAAAAATTAAGGTTGGCCATGCCGGAACTTTAGATCCTTTAGCAACAGGATTATTAGTCATTTGTACTGGTAAGATGACTAAACAAATCGATTCTTTTCAAGGTCAGATTAAGGAATACACAGGGACTATTGTCTTAGGAAGCACAACACCGTCTTACGATTTAGAAACCGAAATTAATGAGACTTTTGAAACTGCTCATATCACAACGCAACTAATACACGATACTACCCAACAGTTTATTGGAGAGATTGATCAATTTCCTCCGATATTTTCTGCTCTTAAAAAAGATGGTAAGCGATTATATGAATACGCTAGAGCTGGAGAAACTGTAGACATTAAATCTAGAAAAATAACTATCGAGCAATTTGAGATTACCAAAATTGATGGCCTTAATATAGACTTTAGAGCAGTTTGTAGTAAAGGGACTTATATCCGATCTTTAGCAAACGATTTTGGAAAAGCACTAGATTCTGGTGGCCATTTATCGGCTTTACGTCGCACTAAAATTGGCGATTTTAATGTTAAAGACGGCCTTTCAATAGACGATTTCATCAAAAAACTCTCGAAAAAAGATTAA
- a CDS encoding undecaprenyl-diphosphate phosphatase — protein sequence MDIIDSIILGIIQGLTEFLPVSSSGHLELGKAILGDNSIPEESLLFTVVLHFATALSTIVIFRKDILEILKGLFSFKWNDDTKFVTKIIVSMLPAVLVGLFFEDQLEQLFGGSILLVGCMLLVTAVLLFFADKAKNTTKNVSFKNAFIIGISQAIAMLPGISRSGATISTSVLLGNDKTKAARFSFLMVVPLIFGKIAKDILGGDLSFESQNITAMSAGFIAAFVAGLFACTWMISLVKKSKLSYFAIYCAIVGVIAIIFSFTN from the coding sequence ATGGATATTATCGACTCAATTATATTAGGTATTATACAGGGATTAACCGAGTTTCTTCCTGTATCTTCAAGTGGTCACTTAGAATTAGGTAAAGCTATTTTAGGTGATAACAGTATCCCTGAAGAAAGTCTTTTGTTTACAGTAGTACTTCACTTTGCAACAGCACTAAGTACTATTGTTATTTTTAGAAAAGATATTTTAGAAATCCTTAAAGGATTATTTTCTTTTAAATGGAATGATGACACCAAGTTTGTAACAAAAATTATAGTATCAATGCTTCCTGCTGTTTTAGTAGGTTTGTTTTTTGAAGACCAACTAGAACAACTATTTGGCGGTAGTATCCTATTAGTAGGTTGCATGTTATTAGTTACAGCTGTCCTTCTATTTTTTGCTGACAAAGCTAAAAATACAACAAAAAATGTCTCTTTTAAAAATGCTTTTATAATTGGTATCTCTCAAGCAATAGCAATGTTGCCTGGTATTTCCAGAAGCGGCGCGACTATATCGACCTCTGTACTATTAGGAAACGATAAAACAAAAGCGGCTCGCTTTTCTTTTTTAATGGTAGTCCCATTAATTTTTGGAAAAATAGCTAAAGATATTTTAGGAGGTGATCTTAGTTTTGAAAGTCAAAACATAACTGCAATGTCAGCAGGCTTTATAGCTGCTTTTGTTGCAGGTCTATTTGCTTGTACTTGGATGATTAGTCTAGTTAAAAAAAGTAAATTATCATATTTTGCCATTTACTGCGCTATTGTTGGAGTAATTGCTATCATTTTTTCTTTTACAAACTAA
- a CDS encoding DUF3098 domain-containing protein, with amino-acid sequence MREKTKNDKLIVSSQPLFGKHNYKFMFFGLGSIALGFILMSGGGSDDPNVFSDAIFSWRRIRLAPALVIIGFGVQVYAILSSPKKD; translated from the coding sequence TTGAGAGAAAAAACTAAAAACGACAAGCTTATTGTAAGCTCACAACCATTATTCGGTAAGCATAACTATAAATTTATGTTTTTTGGCTTAGGTAGTATTGCTCTAGGATTTATTTTGATGTCTGGTGGTGGTAGTGATGACCCTAATGTCTTTAGTGATGCTATTTTTAGCTGGAGACGTATACGTCTTGCTCCAGCTTTGGTTATTATTGGTTTTGGTGTGCAGGTATATGCTATACTGTCAAGTCCAAAAAAGGACTAA